The Algoriphagus sp. TR-M9 genome has a window encoding:
- a CDS encoding eCIS core domain-containing protein, with product MSAVAERKPMPSSFHHGQASLSIQPSLKIGKPGDKYEQEAEAVANHVTMAPAHSEPALAMSPGSSDTFQMHPEEEEETLQMMPISATGPFLQLSAMEEEEETVQLFPENTNFLQRLEEEEESIQLSPDGSMTASPSISAQISSSKGGGHNLPAPVQSEMGSKIGADFSGVRVHSDAHAAQMSSAIGAQAFTHGNDVYFNEGKYQPETAEGKHLLAHELTHTVQQGAAEVQRMPITEISSAEPQVQRLPWAVREGLAEFASYIPGYSLLTVIIGYDPLAGRSVDRNGPNLLRGLLGLIPVFGMLLYNKLDELGIINDAFTWVEGEMSSLNLTSNRLSDTLEEAWDDVRLVEGWDYNVRVMDRTFGQLYRDVETFAGRVKDQVFALIKEALMAGLKALADAFPGYPLLTKLLGHDPLTGEEVISTTAEKIEDFLVLIGKEQELERMRAEGTIQETADWIDAELAALNFSFAEVRGLFETTWNAFSLDDIRDPMGAFQRTVAIFTPFTTRVFTFAANVAIQVLQFIKDALLSQLSAYAREQQGFHLVTVLLGKDPFTEEVVPRTTVNIIRGFMGLMPGGEEQFQQMQETGAIEQTVSRINAAVETLNFSWAYVTGLFKELWNGFSIEDVFHPIDAFLRIVQTLADPIRRLFAFVVTIVQILIEVLLVVMNFPIETVQQIIANAQSAFEDIKRDPIGFLRNLLNAVKQGFVQFFDNILTHLLGGLRDWLFGELASAGINPPADLTFESILGFVLDVLGLTMDNVWERLELKLGAERVAQIRGAIDTLSGIWTFIKDVWERGPIAIWEYVQEQLSNLWTMVLEQVQSWVVTQIITQVTTRLLSLLDPTGIMAVVNSFIAFYRAVQSFIEKLREMLEIVNSFVAGVANIARGAIGDAANYLENALARSIPVAIGFLANQVGLRGLGSRIAEMIGGLRDRVNAAIDWLIDKAIAAGGAILQAGRNAADAVLGWLGFRKRFTLPNGERHEAYFENSTPQAQIIIASADPKTLGQIISSKSWNGKTIPDDKVAELQTSSSEIDRNREGQGVEKGQIIMREFEKIVAILNAIGGPPIPQTRLETQDKITGAGMEMGKHVVVNPLSLDPGGLAGSQPTYTTGLGRLLKMNYPNYIVEGHLLNHKLHGPGNVPWNLTPIAKQTNSEMNAKFERFAKQHILDEGKVVRYEVEVNYSQNLNNGVKTDPDTYVADSLNFSLQELEYVNNNWVPASSQPSSWDIPPTIAHNKASIPGFGTGRLNFMVYLNDSPLEVLQRVKGLGEVRAQAIITQRNKKRITTYAELDAAPGIGPSTVALLRAEPNVRLNE from the coding sequence ATGAGCGCCGTAGCTGAACGTAAGCCTATGCCTTCGTCATTTCATCATGGCCAGGCATCGCTTAGCATTCAGCCAAGCCTCAAAATCGGTAAACCGGGCGATAAATACGAACAGGAAGCTGAGGCGGTCGCCAATCATGTAACGATGGCTCCGGCCCATTCCGAACCAGCTCTGGCCATGAGCCCTGGCAGTTCGGACACTTTTCAAATGCACCCTGAGGAAGAGGAAGAAACACTCCAAATGATGCCTATTTCCGCCACTGGCCCATTTTTGCAGTTGAGCGCTATGGAGGAGGAGGAAGAAACGGTGCAGCTCTTCCCTGAAAACACAAACTTTTTACAAAGACTCGAAGAAGAGGAAGAAAGCATACAACTATCTCCAGATGGCAGCATGACAGCCTCTCCTTCTATTTCTGCACAGATTTCCAGTTCCAAAGGCGGCGGCCATAACCTTCCGGCTCCAGTGCAATCCGAAATGGGCAGTAAAATTGGCGCAGATTTCAGTGGAGTTAGGGTGCACTCAGATGCCCACGCGGCGCAGATGAGTAGTGCCATAGGAGCGCAAGCCTTTACGCATGGCAATGATGTGTATTTCAACGAGGGAAAATACCAGCCGGAAACTGCGGAAGGCAAGCATCTTTTAGCTCATGAATTGACGCACACGGTGCAGCAGGGAGCAGCAGAAGTGCAAAGAATGCCAATCACAGAAATCAGTTCTGCCGAACCTCAAGTGCAGCGTTTGCCTTGGGCTGTCCGGGAAGGTCTGGCAGAATTTGCGAGCTATATTCCTGGCTATTCTCTATTGACAGTAATTATTGGATATGATCCACTTGCTGGAAGAAGTGTAGATAGAAATGGCCCAAATCTACTTCGTGGACTTTTAGGATTGATCCCTGTTTTTGGGATGCTACTCTATAACAAGCTGGATGAGCTGGGCATTATCAACGATGCATTTACTTGGGTTGAGGGCGAAATGTCCTCCCTCAATCTCACTTCAAACAGACTCAGTGATACTTTGGAAGAGGCTTGGGATGATGTACGGCTTGTAGAAGGTTGGGATTATAATGTCCGAGTTATGGATCGGACTTTTGGGCAACTCTACCGGGATGTAGAAACCTTCGCCGGTAGGGTTAAAGATCAGGTTTTTGCCCTGATCAAAGAAGCTTTAATGGCTGGGCTCAAAGCGTTGGCAGATGCTTTTCCAGGCTACCCTTTGCTTACCAAATTGCTCGGTCATGATCCACTGACAGGCGAAGAAGTAATATCCACCACTGCTGAGAAAATAGAGGATTTCCTAGTTTTGATTGGCAAAGAGCAGGAATTGGAGCGAATGCGGGCCGAAGGAACCATTCAGGAAACTGCAGATTGGATAGATGCGGAATTAGCTGCACTAAACTTCAGTTTTGCAGAAGTTCGGGGACTTTTTGAAACCACCTGGAATGCGTTTTCTCTGGATGACATTCGAGACCCCATGGGTGCATTTCAGCGAACGGTGGCCATTTTCACTCCATTCACCACCCGGGTTTTCACCTTCGCAGCAAATGTTGCTATTCAAGTTCTGCAGTTTATTAAGGATGCTCTTTTATCCCAACTTTCGGCCTATGCCAGAGAGCAACAGGGTTTCCATTTAGTCACTGTTTTGCTGGGAAAAGATCCTTTTACTGAGGAAGTAGTGCCAAGAACTACCGTGAATATCATCCGGGGATTTATGGGATTGATGCCGGGAGGAGAAGAGCAGTTCCAGCAGATGCAGGAAACTGGAGCCATAGAACAAACCGTATCAAGAATCAATGCAGCGGTTGAAACTTTAAACTTCTCTTGGGCCTATGTCACAGGCTTATTTAAGGAATTATGGAATGGCTTCTCCATAGAAGATGTCTTCCATCCTATTGATGCCTTTTTAAGAATTGTCCAGACTCTCGCTGATCCAATCCGCAGGCTTTTTGCCTTCGTGGTGACCATCGTGCAGATCCTGATTGAGGTGTTGCTGGTGGTGATGAACTTCCCGATAGAAACGGTCCAGCAGATAATCGCAAATGCCCAAAGTGCTTTTGAAGATATCAAACGGGATCCAATTGGGTTCCTGAGAAATCTGTTGAATGCGGTCAAACAGGGTTTTGTTCAGTTTTTTGACAACATCCTGACTCATTTACTCGGTGGGTTAAGGGATTGGCTATTTGGTGAATTGGCCTCTGCAGGAATCAATCCTCCAGCTGATCTGACTTTCGAAAGCATTTTAGGTTTTGTGCTGGATGTCCTAGGCCTGACTATGGACAATGTCTGGGAAAGACTGGAATTGAAACTAGGTGCAGAGCGGGTTGCGCAGATCCGGGGAGCAATTGATACACTTTCGGGAATTTGGACTTTCATCAAGGATGTCTGGGAACGCGGGCCAATTGCGATCTGGGAATATGTGCAGGAGCAATTGAGCAACTTGTGGACCATGGTGCTGGAGCAGGTTCAGAGTTGGGTGGTCACGCAGATCATCACTCAAGTCACGACTAGGCTTCTTTCTTTGCTTGATCCGACGGGCATTATGGCGGTGGTGAACAGCTTTATCGCATTCTACAGAGCGGTGCAATCCTTTATCGAAAAGCTTCGGGAAATGCTGGAAATCGTCAATTCCTTCGTTGCGGGTGTGGCAAATATCGCACGTGGAGCGATTGGGGATGCAGCAAATTATCTTGAGAATGCGCTTGCCAGATCAATTCCTGTGGCTATCGGCTTCTTGGCAAATCAAGTTGGCTTACGTGGATTAGGAAGCAGAATCGCCGAGATGATCGGTGGGCTTAGGGATAGGGTGAATGCCGCGATTGACTGGTTGATTGATAAGGCCATCGCTGCTGGTGGGGCGATTCTACAAGCTGGACGAAATGCTGCTGACGCAGTTCTAGGATGGCTTGGTTTTAGAAAAAGATTTACGCTACCAAATGGAGAACGTCATGAAGCCTATTTTGAAAACTCCACGCCACAAGCCCAAATCATAATCGCTAGCGCAGACCCTAAAACACTAGGACAGATAATCTCCAGTAAAAGTTGGAATGGAAAAACTATTCCTGATGACAAGGTAGCCGAACTTCAAACCTCCTCCAGCGAAATTGACAGAAACAGAGAAGGTCAAGGCGTAGAGAAAGGACAAATCATCATGAGAGAATTTGAAAAAATAGTAGCAATACTAAATGCAATAGGCGGTCCACCCATACCACAAACCAGGTTAGAAACCCAGGATAAAATCACCGGAGCAGGAATGGAAATGGGTAAGCATGTAGTTGTAAACCCTTTAAGTTTAGATCCGGGAGGACTTGCAGGCAGCCAGCCAACTTATACCACTGGTTTGGGAAGATTATTAAAAATGAACTACCCCAACTATATCGTAGAGGGGCATTTACTAAATCATAAACTTCACGGCCCAGGTAATGTACCTTGGAATTTGACACCTATTGCAAAGCAAACCAATTCTGAGATGAACGCTAAGTTTGAACGTTTTGCCAAGCAGCACATCCTTGATGAAGGAAAAGTCGTCCGCTATGAAGTTGAAGTTAACTACTCCCAAAACTTAAATAACGGAGTGAAAACTGATCCAGACACCTATGTAGCCGATAGCTTAAATTTTAGTCTTCAGGAGTTGGAATATGTCAATAACAATTGGGTTCCTGCCTCCTCCCAACCAAGCAGTTGGGATATTCCCCCTACCATTGCTCACAACAAAGCCTCTATTCCGGGTTTTGGCACCGGTAGGCTCAATTTTATGGTTTACCTGAATGATTCACCACTTGAGGTCCTTCAAAGAGTAAAGGGATTAGGTGAAGTAAGAGCTCAGGCAATTATCACTCAGAGAAATAAAAAACGCATAACTACCTATGCAGAATTAGATGCAGCGCCAGGTATAGGCCCATCTACCGTTGCATTGTTAAGAGCCGAGCCAAATGTGAGGCTAAATGAATAA
- a CDS encoding ATP-binding protein — MEHRHHQTAMDGRNNFSGMVRTTKHNASTIQQELDWLQSILKARSTMNANPGNQVRDVLEIPAPEFNDPLGAYAHFSKKLGLSDAERFLLILAAVPHIKPQMLDVFMGKNQLTQQIFTEFGGRKGKNHNGFIPTGETVLFILAGSNLEKRFQYLSLFDKNSMLFKEGHLQLSDTEVDEPYLNGTLIINRDTLQEITSGTVRKPDYSANFPAQLLQTEMELEDLVLNPHTEEELREIEIWLKHKDQLLHTWGMNKKLKPGFKALFYGPPGTGKTLTTTLLGKKLGLDVYRIDLSRIVSKYIGETEKNLAKIFDRAERKGWILFFDEADALFGKRTSVSDSHDRYANQEVSYLLQRIEDYDGLVILATNLKSNMDEAFMRRFQASVFFPMPQPEERKKLWQKGFPEKVELDKRINFQELAKSYELSGGSIVQVIQHSLLKALDKGSNQVMLGDLREGIRREYHKMGRTI; from the coding sequence ATGGAGCATAGGCATCATCAAACTGCCATGGATGGAAGAAATAATTTCAGTGGAATGGTAAGGACTACAAAACATAACGCCTCCACCATACAGCAGGAATTGGATTGGCTTCAAAGTATTTTGAAAGCCCGCTCCACCATGAATGCCAATCCTGGAAATCAAGTTCGGGATGTGCTGGAGATTCCTGCTCCGGAATTCAATGATCCGCTCGGGGCTTATGCACATTTTTCCAAAAAGTTAGGGCTATCAGATGCGGAGCGATTCCTATTGATTTTGGCAGCTGTTCCCCACATCAAACCTCAGATGCTAGATGTGTTTATGGGCAAAAACCAGTTGACACAGCAGATTTTTACCGAATTCGGAGGCCGGAAAGGCAAAAACCATAACGGCTTTATTCCTACGGGTGAAACTGTTCTTTTCATACTTGCAGGAAGCAATCTGGAAAAGCGATTTCAGTATTTGAGCTTATTTGATAAGAATTCAATGCTTTTTAAAGAAGGTCACCTGCAGTTAAGTGATACCGAGGTTGACGAACCCTATCTGAACGGAACTTTGATAATCAACCGGGATACGCTCCAGGAAATCACGAGCGGAACTGTTAGAAAGCCTGATTATAGTGCCAATTTCCCTGCCCAACTTCTCCAGACCGAGATGGAATTGGAAGATTTGGTACTCAATCCACATACCGAAGAGGAGTTGAGGGAAATAGAAATCTGGCTGAAACACAAAGATCAATTGCTTCATACCTGGGGAATGAACAAGAAGTTGAAACCAGGTTTTAAAGCTTTATTCTATGGCCCCCCTGGCACTGGAAAAACCTTGACTACCACTTTGCTGGGCAAAAAACTGGGGCTGGATGTTTACCGAATTGATCTGTCCAGAATTGTCTCCAAGTATATAGGTGAAACCGAAAAAAACCTGGCAAAGATTTTTGACCGGGCGGAGCGCAAAGGCTGGATTCTGTTTTTTGATGAGGCAGATGCACTTTTTGGGAAGAGAACTTCTGTTTCCGACTCTCATGACCGCTATGCTAATCAGGAAGTTTCCTATTTGCTACAGCGGATTGAAGATTATGATGGCTTGGTGATTTTGGCCACCAATCTCAAAAGCAATATGGACGAGGCATTTATGAGGCGTTTTCAGGCCTCGGTATTTTTCCCAATGCCACAACCCGAGGAGCGGAAAAAACTTTGGCAGAAGGGATTTCCGGAAAAAGTCGAACTGGACAAGCGGATTAATTTTCAGGAATTGGCAAAAAGCTATGAGCTATCCGGCGGTTCGATTGTACAGGTGATTCAGCATAGTTTGCTTAAGGCTTTGGACAAAGGAAGCAATCAGGTCATGCTGGGTGATTTACGCGAAGGAATCAGAAGAGAATATCACAAAATGGGGAGGACTATTTGA
- a CDS encoding contractile injection system tape measure protein: MGNHLIHTQVIEAGFGNKTAALSGQKSLQEIYYQHLIPVMEQVMDEYDQEGKSIRIESLDLDLGRIPKDLPVDLIKQRLQKALEEELRKIYVEQNYLNPSESNSSNSTQKSEKESLESDWTILVYFFQKGTLPWFASSKVDFSISQIFQRILVQHPDRLKSWLSKNPVSLSTAKRIAELARSLDKKTVHQSLLKEAIVENDFKILTNILTELGKITGVSGSESTQALLTLLLFSEFGNSGKLKIFLSEGFKLLIQKNRSKTVSIAEFLIQLLWITTNPSNQSILDKRKFLNSFSKLLKSTPSSSRMDLDKFWTESVKVLLRSSSEKIDLSTIEKLISDQRKQEIPVLKKLNPKEEEKTVIHNAGLVLTAAFLPRFFENLGLVKSGKFISDTAKSQAAVLLQSMMPEQRELEEPDLLLNKLLCGMEPAETIEFNGDLDPKLIPETALLLESMATQWTALKSKSGKMVSEGFFAREGILKKVQRGYHLQIQRLAFDILLDRLPWSIGIIKLPWMEEIISVEW; the protein is encoded by the coding sequence ATGGGCAATCACTTGATCCATACACAGGTCATAGAAGCTGGATTTGGAAACAAAACAGCTGCTCTTTCCGGGCAGAAAAGCCTTCAGGAGATCTATTATCAGCATTTGATCCCAGTCATGGAGCAAGTGATGGATGAATATGATCAGGAGGGAAAGTCCATCCGCATTGAATCACTGGACTTGGATCTAGGCAGAATCCCAAAGGACCTGCCTGTAGATCTAATCAAGCAGAGATTACAGAAAGCCCTGGAGGAAGAATTGCGGAAAATCTATGTGGAACAAAACTACCTGAATCCAAGTGAATCTAATAGCTCAAATTCAACTCAAAAGAGTGAAAAAGAATCCCTGGAATCTGACTGGACAATTCTGGTTTACTTCTTTCAAAAAGGTACGCTTCCATGGTTTGCAAGCTCTAAGGTTGACTTCTCTATTTCCCAAATTTTCCAGAGAATACTAGTTCAGCATCCAGATCGGCTCAAGTCCTGGTTGAGTAAAAACCCCGTCTCTTTAAGCACAGCAAAACGGATCGCAGAACTAGCTAGGAGTTTAGATAAAAAGACCGTTCATCAATCACTTTTGAAAGAAGCCATTGTTGAAAATGACTTTAAAATCCTTACAAATATTTTAACAGAATTAGGCAAAATCACAGGGGTTTCCGGTAGTGAATCAACGCAAGCACTCTTAACTTTATTACTCTTTTCTGAATTTGGAAACAGCGGAAAATTAAAGATCTTTCTCAGTGAGGGATTTAAACTATTGATACAAAAAAACAGATCAAAAACTGTAAGTATTGCTGAATTCCTTATCCAGCTTTTGTGGATAACTACCAATCCCAGTAATCAGTCTATTCTGGATAAACGCAAATTCCTGAATTCTTTTTCCAAACTTCTAAAATCAACTCCATCAAGCTCCAGGATGGATTTAGATAAATTTTGGACTGAATCTGTCAAGGTACTACTTCGAAGTAGTTCAGAAAAAATAGACTTATCCACCATAGAAAAATTAATCTCTGATCAAAGGAAGCAAGAAATACCAGTCCTAAAAAAACTCAATCCAAAAGAAGAAGAAAAGACAGTTATCCACAATGCAGGGCTTGTTCTGACAGCCGCATTTCTACCTAGATTTTTTGAGAATCTAGGCTTGGTCAAAAGTGGAAAGTTCATTTCGGATACAGCAAAATCCCAGGCAGCTGTCCTTCTTCAATCCATGATGCCAGAGCAACGTGAATTGGAAGAGCCAGACTTGCTTTTGAATAAGCTTTTGTGCGGAATGGAGCCAGCCGAAACTATAGAATTCAATGGAGATTTAGACCCGAAATTGATCCCAGAAACCGCCCTTCTTTTGGAAAGTATGGCGACCCAATGGACAGCATTGAAAAGCAAGTCTGGAAAGATGGTTTCCGAAGGGTTTTTCGCAAGGGAAGGAATTCTGAAAAAGGTACAAAGAGGCTATCACTTACAAATCCAGCGATTGGCATTTGATATCCTTTTAGACAGATTGCCATGGAGCATAGGCATCATCAAACTGCCATGGATGGAAGAAATAATTTCAGTGGAATGGTAA
- a CDS encoding Ig-like domain-containing protein, with product MSQIISTYPIFEGSQVLTSTQLNQLAAYLDQQGRLTRSKLIGMGIVCGMQVQPYPQGLQITKGLGITSEGFLIQAGNFNATHYRPYSLPEGVDYKPFKDVDHAVSLFELLTEIPTDSSGVKKLNNPANFLNDKYVLIFIEVFDKDLKSCLGNACDDRGQDRLLTLRRLVVNGSDLDKILTKSSNVKSPFPSVLDLPEFSVQKPLFYPGKPESNEFGAFVKYYQKFIGLTLTKDFFEALALSYKLFEPILSKSYSFANPLESGTIQDKVAEIMGLAEADPNDLQGIQYLWDFSKEMIKAYSEFRNSAMELWYNCVTDSSLFPLHLMLGRAMTSSETQGQFLKYRHGFVQPPIFNQQKILAETCIQRHRRMIMLLEKLETGIFKKGESEKFPIKITPSGEKLGKLGKRAIPYYYEIKSKSSVSNWFSLEENWVDPGNLQMHSTYRAGVQSYDNQPDEEVTEAKSALETPLFYDIESYPFLRIEGHLSKELKTAVNQIKKLILQFNLPIHVEVLHLGESEETEYLEDCGWNDLQEEYAFQRYFMMGMILELKQLFDYVTEFAQETEEEDITSNEFYKKASEVLSLLLAMTEALPECIKDLNWKTFQNTYKNLLQLLIDFVLLESGLLKEVKADPEKEKELDFYNGILMRLSPILYRILDLFFFTKLQRIYISYENRIQLLKQSNQFAEFLKNHPGLNHEAGVVKDGTFFLLHDPKQNRVIGDFSLPYYCCDCSPCMEPCGEKSFSLPPFARPDYAIAYTEIPIKLEITLNDALVSGRTYEVLATGSSSVHNGLVEKDQETNVFRYTSAPGFTGIDSFQYVLRDKKTNQSDQGKVSILVKGTQGCYSIDVLSCWGVENVRRTLEERKIEAANETDARAVELLLEDLNKTKGFTLDEIRFTVMEGTESRIQLLKCLGYQTEGMSYEELERAILDHQGKNCGAIVTPECTSLGVKGVVNAEDGSPLIRVRVRVKKSDIETTTDSSGNYEIQFQTPGQTLVFERNGFESQEVEICNQSEANITLVRSENPVVECYSINIISTWKEDFIRKVAKDRQLENPSGNLPDVIQSLLESLRETKGFTSTELRETTLNDPDLQKFILESVGMDTSSMKPEQYAAAIEYYQTQNCGFRNEDVIVVTAANLPEEELKKYLDAKKVAYLPGADKTVLVETFKASTPESTISRKDLEIFKKDTLLKISEEKSIEVNSSDTKAKLIDKLMGK from the coding sequence ATGAGCCAGATCATTTCAACTTATCCGATTTTTGAAGGTAGCCAGGTGCTCACCAGCACCCAGCTGAACCAACTCGCAGCTTATTTAGATCAGCAGGGCAGGCTCACCCGATCGAAGTTGATCGGCATGGGAATCGTCTGCGGCATGCAGGTACAGCCCTACCCGCAGGGATTGCAAATCACCAAAGGTTTGGGAATCACTTCGGAGGGATTCTTGATCCAAGCTGGGAATTTTAATGCTACACATTATAGACCTTATTCCCTGCCAGAGGGTGTGGATTACAAGCCTTTCAAAGACGTGGATCATGCCGTAAGCTTGTTTGAATTGCTTACAGAGATTCCAACAGACAGCTCTGGGGTTAAGAAACTGAATAATCCAGCCAATTTTCTCAACGATAAATATGTACTGATTTTTATAGAAGTTTTCGACAAAGATCTCAAATCCTGCCTTGGAAATGCCTGCGATGATCGTGGCCAGGATCGACTTTTGACACTCAGAAGATTGGTGGTAAACGGAAGCGATCTGGATAAGATTCTGACGAAATCCTCCAATGTCAAATCCCCATTTCCTAGTGTGTTGGATTTACCGGAATTCTCCGTTCAAAAACCCCTTTTCTATCCAGGAAAACCTGAGTCCAATGAATTTGGTGCTTTTGTGAAGTACTACCAAAAGTTCATTGGGTTAACACTTACCAAAGACTTTTTTGAGGCATTAGCCCTTTCCTATAAGCTTTTCGAGCCGATTTTGAGCAAAAGTTACAGCTTCGCAAATCCACTCGAATCAGGTACTATTCAGGATAAAGTCGCTGAAATCATGGGTTTGGCAGAAGCAGATCCAAATGATTTACAGGGAATTCAATATCTCTGGGACTTTTCTAAGGAAATGATCAAAGCCTATAGCGAATTCAGAAATTCAGCCATGGAGCTTTGGTACAATTGTGTTACAGATAGCTCACTTTTTCCGCTTCACCTGATGCTGGGAAGGGCTATGACCAGTTCAGAAACGCAAGGTCAATTCTTGAAATATAGACATGGATTTGTCCAGCCTCCGATTTTCAATCAGCAAAAAATATTGGCAGAAACCTGTATTCAGCGTCATCGCAGGATGATCATGTTACTTGAGAAGCTGGAAACAGGAATTTTCAAGAAAGGAGAAAGCGAAAAATTCCCGATCAAAATCACTCCTTCTGGAGAAAAGCTGGGAAAATTAGGCAAACGAGCCATTCCGTACTATTACGAAATCAAGTCGAAAAGCTCCGTCTCGAATTGGTTCTCACTAGAAGAAAACTGGGTAGATCCAGGTAATCTCCAAATGCATTCCACTTATAGAGCAGGAGTTCAATCCTACGACAATCAGCCCGATGAGGAAGTAACTGAAGCAAAATCTGCATTAGAAACTCCCTTGTTCTATGACATTGAGAGCTATCCATTTCTCAGAATCGAGGGGCATCTCAGCAAGGAGTTGAAAACAGCAGTCAACCAGATCAAAAAGTTAATCCTGCAGTTCAATTTACCTATTCATGTGGAAGTGCTTCATTTGGGAGAAAGTGAGGAAACTGAATATCTGGAAGATTGTGGATGGAATGACTTGCAGGAAGAATATGCTTTCCAGCGCTATTTTATGATGGGGATGATCCTGGAGCTCAAACAGCTTTTTGATTATGTGACAGAATTTGCCCAAGAGACCGAAGAAGAAGACATCACCAGCAATGAGTTTTATAAAAAAGCTTCAGAGGTATTGAGTTTGCTTTTAGCAATGACAGAAGCTTTACCTGAGTGTATCAAAGACCTAAATTGGAAAACTTTCCAAAACACATACAAAAATCTCCTTCAGTTATTGATTGACTTTGTGCTTCTGGAATCAGGACTGTTAAAAGAAGTAAAGGCGGACCCGGAAAAGGAAAAAGAGCTGGATTTCTACAATGGAATCTTGATGCGCCTTTCTCCGATTCTTTATAGAATACTGGATTTATTTTTCTTCACGAAGCTCCAACGTATTTATATCAGTTACGAAAACCGGATTCAATTACTCAAGCAATCCAATCAATTTGCTGAATTTCTCAAAAATCATCCCGGACTCAACCACGAGGCCGGAGTAGTTAAAGATGGAACCTTTTTCCTATTACATGACCCCAAACAAAATCGGGTAATAGGAGATTTTAGCCTGCCGTATTATTGTTGCGATTGCAGTCCATGTATGGAGCCATGTGGAGAAAAAAGCTTTTCTCTGCCTCCATTTGCACGGCCTGATTATGCCATCGCCTATACCGAAATACCGATCAAGCTAGAGATTACGCTAAATGATGCTTTGGTATCGGGTAGGACTTATGAAGTCCTGGCCACCGGCTCATCTTCAGTGCATAACGGCCTAGTGGAAAAAGACCAGGAAACCAATGTATTCAGGTACACTTCAGCACCTGGGTTTACGGGGATTGACAGCTTTCAGTATGTATTGCGTGATAAGAAAACCAACCAAAGTGACCAAGGGAAAGTCAGCATTTTAGTGAAAGGAACTCAAGGTTGCTATTCTATTGATGTGCTTAGCTGTTGGGGAGTAGAAAATGTACGGAGAACCCTCGAAGAACGTAAGATTGAAGCGGCAAATGAGACCGATGCCCGTGCAGTAGAATTATTACTGGAAGATCTCAACAAGACCAAAGGATTCACTTTGGATGAAATCCGCTTTACGGTTATGGAAGGAACTGAATCTAGAATTCAACTTCTCAAATGCCTGGGATATCAAACTGAGGGAATGTCTTACGAAGAACTGGAACGGGCTATTCTCGACCATCAGGGGAAAAACTGCGGTGCCATTGTCACTCCGGAATGTACCTCATTGGGGGTAAAAGGTGTCGTAAATGCAGAAGATGGGTCGCCTCTCATACGCGTAAGAGTAAGGGTAAAAAAATCAGATATTGAAACTACCACCGATTCTTCCGGTAATTATGAAATTCAATTTCAAACTCCAGGGCAGACTTTGGTCTTCGAACGCAATGGTTTTGAAAGTCAAGAGGTGGAAATATGTAACCAATCAGAGGCTAACATCACACTGGTGCGCAGCGAAAATCCGGTAGTGGAATGCTATTCCATTAACATAATTTCTACCTGGAAAGAAGACTTTATTCGGAAAGTAGCCAAAGACCGGCAATTGGAAAACCCATCAGGGAATTTGCCGGATGTAATCCAGAGTTTATTGGAAAGTTTACGAGAAACCAAAGGATTTACTTCTACGGAATTGAGAGAAACCACACTCAATGATCCTGACTTACAGAAATTCATTCTGGAAAGCGTGGGCATGGATACTTCATCCATGAAGCCAGAGCAGTACGCGGCAGCGATTGAATACTATCAAACGCAAAATTGTGGATTTAGAAACGAGGATGTCATCGTGGTGACAGCAGCAAACCTTCCAGAAGAGGAACTGAAAAAATACCTGGATGCCAAAAAAGTAGCCTATCTCCCTGGAGCAGATAAAACTGTATTGGTAGAAACGTTCAAAGCCTCCACCCCTGAGTCCACGATCAGCAGAAAAGATCTGGAAATCTTTAAAAAGGACACTCTTCTCAAGATATCTGAAGAAAAGTCCATCGAGGTGAACAGTTCTGACACTAAGGCGAAGTTGATTGACAAACTAATGGGCAAATAA